The following proteins come from a genomic window of Pseudomonas syringae:
- a CDS encoding membrane-bound PQQ-dependent dehydrogenase, glucose/quinate/shikimate family: MILKVTSIAMAILSMALLYMGAQLVAVGGSPAYSIIALGVLATAVLLFLKKKSALTLYALILWGILIWIVYEVGFDKWQWIPRGDVFALVGLWLALPWVVRPLYRAQSGDDRRRFHPFLGGTLGVMLVIVVAMMFYDPYPQRGQINTAGASRSAETAGDDWVAYGGTSAGQRFSRLDQITPKTVGKLSVAWEYHTGDLRDADKDAGEYTFEATPLKVNDRVYVCTAHNEVHALNPQTGELAWKYTPEKKRSYLQQHQTCRGVSYYSAAIGAASGQPTPAHCSKRIITATADARLVALDADTGKLCSDFGDAGVIDLSVNMGEVRPHALMQTSAPLIAGELIVIGSSVMDNGYSEGNPSGVIRAYNVVTGQLVWNFDPLHPQDNRPVAASQSYPQDTPVAWATLSADVKNGLVYVPFGNASPDETGTLRDPESNTEKFRDALAALDLNTGALRWKFQTSHNDLWDRDNPSQPSLLELGKEGSKQPAILVPTKVGNIFVLNRLTGEPIVPVDQVKVSTEGGVPGERFAPSQPVSRLNFIPPALTEKSMWGVTPFDQMACRITYNKLRYDGNPWTPATEKGSLIYPGNIGVFNWGSVAVDPDRQILVAAPVHLAYIYNLIKRPAQAEEKRLLTEEGKPYWNENFKGDYAIRISRLASSLGIPCTAPPWGSMVGADLSTGKTEWTRRVGTTKNLKTSFMQSRFPIGFPMGMVAHGGPLVTAGGVIFHGSTADNFFRAYDINTGKVLWEHELPAGGQATPSTYTGNDGKQYVIIAAGGHGSLGTTLGDSVIAFRLD, from the coding sequence ATGATTCTGAAAGTGACGAGTATCGCGATGGCGATACTGAGCATGGCCCTGTTGTACATGGGCGCGCAACTGGTGGCCGTCGGCGGTTCTCCCGCGTATTCGATTATCGCCCTTGGCGTGCTGGCGACGGCGGTCCTGCTGTTTCTGAAAAAGAAGTCTGCACTGACGCTGTATGCGCTGATTCTGTGGGGCATCCTGATCTGGATCGTTTACGAAGTCGGCTTCGACAAATGGCAGTGGATTCCCCGAGGTGACGTCTTTGCTCTGGTCGGGCTGTGGCTGGCGCTGCCCTGGGTGGTACGCCCGCTGTATCGCGCACAGTCTGGCGATGACCGACGCCGCTTTCATCCGTTTCTGGGTGGCACGCTCGGTGTGATGCTGGTCATTGTAGTTGCAATGATGTTTTACGATCCGTACCCGCAGCGCGGCCAGATCAACACGGCCGGGGCGTCTCGCAGCGCTGAAACAGCCGGTGATGATTGGGTTGCGTATGGCGGCACCAGTGCCGGTCAGCGCTTCTCGCGCCTTGATCAGATCACGCCAAAAACCGTGGGCAAGCTGTCGGTTGCCTGGGAATACCACACCGGCGACCTGCGTGATGCGGATAAGGATGCCGGTGAATACACGTTCGAAGCCACTCCGCTTAAGGTCAATGACCGGGTTTACGTCTGTACTGCGCACAACGAAGTGCATGCCCTGAATCCGCAGACCGGCGAGCTGGCCTGGAAGTACACGCCGGAGAAAAAACGTTCGTACCTGCAACAGCACCAGACCTGCCGGGGTGTCAGCTATTACTCGGCAGCGATTGGTGCTGCGAGCGGTCAGCCCACGCCAGCGCATTGCTCAAAACGCATCATCACCGCAACCGCCGATGCGCGGCTGGTGGCGCTGGATGCCGATACCGGCAAACTGTGCAGTGATTTTGGCGACGCTGGCGTGATCGACCTGAGCGTCAATATGGGTGAAGTTCGTCCGCACGCCTTGATGCAGACCTCCGCGCCGCTGATTGCCGGTGAGTTGATCGTGATTGGCAGTTCGGTCATGGACAATGGCTACAGCGAGGGGAATCCGTCTGGCGTGATTCGCGCTTATAACGTGGTCACCGGGCAACTGGTGTGGAACTTTGATCCGCTGCATCCGCAGGACAACCGTCCCGTCGCAGCGAGCCAGAGCTACCCGCAGGACACGCCTGTTGCGTGGGCCACCCTGAGTGCAGACGTCAAGAACGGCTTGGTGTATGTACCGTTTGGCAACGCTTCGCCTGACGAAACCGGCACGTTGCGGGACCCTGAAAGCAACACCGAGAAATTCCGTGATGCGCTGGCTGCGCTGGACCTGAACACCGGTGCATTGCGCTGGAAATTCCAGACTTCGCACAACGATCTGTGGGACCGCGACAATCCTTCTCAGCCGTCGTTGCTGGAGCTGGGCAAGGAGGGCAGCAAACAACCAGCGATCCTGGTGCCCACCAAGGTCGGCAATATCTTCGTGCTCAACCGCCTGACCGGCGAGCCGATTGTGCCGGTCGATCAGGTCAAGGTGTCCACTGAAGGCGGTGTGCCCGGTGAACGCTTTGCGCCGAGCCAGCCGGTTTCCAGGCTCAACTTCATCCCGCCAGCGCTGACCGAGAAATCCATGTGGGGGGTTACGCCTTTCGACCAGATGGCTTGCCGGATTACCTATAACAAGCTGCGTTACGACGGTAACCCGTGGACGCCCGCCACCGAGAAAGGCTCGTTGATCTATCCGGGCAATATCGGGGTGTTTAACTGGGGTTCTGTGGCTGTCGATCCGGATCGGCAGATACTCGTCGCAGCGCCTGTACACCTGGCGTACATCTACAACCTGATCAAGCGTCCCGCTCAAGCTGAAGAGAAACGGCTGTTAACCGAAGAAGGCAAGCCGTACTGGAATGAAAATTTCAAGGGTGACTACGCCATCCGCATTTCACGGCTCGCGTCCAGTCTCGGGATTCCGTGTACTGCGCCGCCTTGGGGAAGCATGGTCGGCGCGGACCTGAGCACCGGCAAGACGGAATGGACCCGGCGGGTCGGCACGACCAAGAACCTGAAGACCAGCTTCATGCAATCGCGCTTTCCGATCGGCTTCCCGATGGGGATGGTCGCCCACGGCGGTCCGCTGGTGACCGCTGGCGGGGTAATTTTTCACGGGTCAACCGCAGACAACTTCTTCCGCGCCTACGACATCAATACCGGGAAAGTGCTCTGGGAGCATGAACTGCCGGCTGGCGGCCAGGCCACGCCTTCTACCTACACCGGCAACGACGGTAAACAGTACGTGATCATCGCCGCCGGTGGTCACGGATCGCTGGGGACGACGCTGGGCGACAGCGTGATTGCGTTCCGTCTGGACTGA
- a CDS encoding helix-turn-helix transcriptional regulator, producing MNTAQHFEYSDDPRFYLQLASLVSSTGCTTFAGRMLQLVHSVVPVHGLDLSELTLDLRQGSVSHIHLLGGAGLQHANTAIDSTGHPLLSSILHMQDPLLIQLKPPSSMQHPQRNTHQCNLVSSHGELRRIICFYRLTTLRAFSLTELSLLKSLSDTLLPLVEQHAHSLAQASVRGARVEPEPGSLDQAFSGRLAQDAITLSAREQEVCLGLLTGGTVAELALRLNVKHSSVETYLKRATAKLGVSGRHGLARWMAGN from the coding sequence ATGAACACGGCGCAACACTTCGAATACAGCGACGATCCGCGCTTTTACCTGCAACTTGCCAGTCTGGTTTCCAGCACCGGCTGCACCACATTTGCCGGGCGCATGCTGCAACTGGTCCATTCTGTAGTGCCGGTTCACGGGCTCGACCTCAGTGAATTGACGCTGGACCTGCGCCAGGGCAGCGTCAGCCATATCCACCTGCTAGGCGGCGCCGGTCTGCAGCATGCCAACACCGCCATCGACTCAACGGGCCATCCGTTGCTGTCGAGCATTCTGCACATGCAGGACCCGCTGTTGATCCAGCTCAAGCCGCCTTCGAGCATGCAACATCCGCAACGCAATACTCATCAGTGCAATCTGGTCTCCAGCCACGGCGAGCTGCGCCGAATCATCTGCTTTTACCGGCTGACCACCTTGCGCGCCTTCTCGCTGACCGAGCTGTCACTGCTCAAAAGCCTGTCGGATACCCTATTGCCACTGGTTGAGCAACACGCCCATAGCCTGGCTCAGGCCAGCGTTAGAGGTGCGCGAGTCGAACCGGAGCCGGGCTCGCTGGATCAGGCGTTCAGCGGCAGGCTGGCACAGGACGCAATTACCCTGTCTGCCCGTGAACAGGAAGTCTGCCTGGGCTTGCTGACAGGGGGTACAGTGGCGGAACTGGCGCTGCGACTGAACGTCAAGCACAGTTCGGTGGAAACTTACCTGAAGCGTGCAACGGCAAAACTCGGTGTCAGTGGCAGGCATGGTCTGGCGCGCTGGATGGCGGGGAATTGA